The Chaetodon trifascialis isolate fChaTrf1 chromosome 17, fChaTrf1.hap1, whole genome shotgun sequence genome has a segment encoding these proteins:
- the sall3b gene encoding sal-like protein 3b encodes MSRRKQAKPQHLRSDEKATQTGLLCNNGLVEGMDREETSGGSEETHICDKCCAEFFTWTELSEHHKVCTEDPLVLIVKDNERMPVPEEPSIGPSPVPSVASCDSSAAESADAGFELGETLVNDNDSLDNLEEGTEREEAMELEHRSQDKYITTSSPQPPDSAESTSPQMSAAGSYSMPSTNVTLEILHSTRVAVAQFSQGINSCGTGGKAASAAIPVILEHLLALQQQQVHQLQLIEQICSQVAIMNRQPTQAALNPVSRSLSLAPNPFPSQGIVPPPILPLSGTMPSTINGQAAVSLTSVLEKSQSPPSQTVCGQSTFRDVACTSASSENSIRSLSSSSSSISTLLPPYTGSHTSSISCTQTLSSSSPLSLGHSGLLSSSSSLPFLPQSPPSSVIFPNPLASIAATANALDPLAALMKHRKGKLPSVSLFETKPSPEEPFFKHKCRFCAKVFGSDSALQIHLRSHTGERPFKCNICGNRFSTKGNLKVHFQRHKEKYPHVQMNPYPVPEYLDNVPTSTGIPYGMSIPPEKPVSSWLDSKPVVAALPATMGLPLSSTITSIGGSNDPVSVTPSVKSPYQPAPFECVSLSPNHRGSEAHVSPVSESPQSNRETEASNTLKTEGVHLPQNCSLRLRANTVTEATSSAFPSVATTPEPITSASPVSNSPPLSLNSDEAKFPCGGLLDSMQASETSKLQQLVENIDKKITDPNQCVLCHRVLSCQSALKMHYRIHTGERPFKCKVCGRAFTTKGNLKAHIGVHRENPPVQVQHSCPICQKKFTNAIVLQQHIRMHMVGQIPDSTLVDRLQEMDNDVSVNERNFDSLSSNSNDLIDDISMEDDNEEEEEEVENMEEGVNPSKPFISDCNSPKSFAVVSSLAALENQMKMIDSTVNLNHSSAIKSLTNGSNDNFKYSLSEKRVDVCSANSPNVSESSCSPRVSASPVQSNSEGMTIKSPALSNNRPESQEPLAASVKREQSESPTSASAAAGIQASKPCVKEEAPYCMSFQLSRERGQNISSLVSSTSSGTIKTELNGHSQSNNPSEGQHPPFSVHIPPVYASVGSPGMTSLLGPAPARRTPKQHNCNACGKNFSSASALQIHERTHTGEKPFVCSICGRAFTTKGNLKVHMGTHMWNNAPARRGRRLSVENPMALLSGEAVKFGEMFQKDLAARAMNVDPGFWNRYATAIANSLATKNNEISVIQNRGISQLHPLTAGMDRVSAAGSPITSRTKAGMDLGNNRHFSMLIDDSKEIGIN; translated from the exons ATGTCCCGCCGCAAACAAGCCAAACCGCAGCACCTCAGGTCCGACGAAAAGGCGACGCAGACCGGACTCCTCTGCAACAATG GCCTCGTGGAGGgcatggacagagaggagaccaGTGGAGGCAGTGAGGAAACACACATCTGTGACAAATGCTGTGCTGAGTTCTTCACTTGGACTGAACTGAGCGAACATCACAAAGTCTGCACTGAGGATCCCTTGGTGCTGATAGTAAAAGACAATGAGCGGATGCCAGTTCCTGAGGAACCTTCTATCGGACCTTCTCCGGTTCCAAGTGTGGCGTCCTGTGACTCGTCTGCAGCGGAGTCCGCGGATGCTGGCTTTGAGCTGGGGGAGACGCTGGTGAATGACAATGACAGTCTGGATAATTTAGAGGAAGGCACAGAGCGGGAAGAAGCCATGGAGCTTGAGCATCGATCGCAGGACAAATACATCACAACCTCCAGCCCTCAGCCTCCAGATTCAGCTGAGTCCACTTCCCCCCAGATGTCAGCTGCTGGCAGCTACAGCATGCCGAGCACAAACGTGACGTTAGAGATCCTTCACAGCACCAGGGTGGCTGTTGCCCAGTTCTCCCAGGGGATCAACAGCTGCGGTACTGGAGGGAAGGCAGCTTCAGCAGCCATCCCAGTGATCCTGGAGCACCTGCTGgctctgcagcaacaacaggTCCACCAGCTGCAACTTATCGAGCAGATCTGCAGCCAGGTAGCCATCATGAACAGACAACCAACACAGGCAGCGTTAAACCCGGTGTCCAGATCTCTGTCTCTGGCACCAAACCCATTCCCTTCTCAAGGCATCGTCCCTCCTCCCATCCTGCCGCTGTCAGGAACGATGCCCTCGACCATCAATGGACAGGCTGCTGTTTCTTTGACCTCCGTGCTGGAAAAGTCACAAAGCCCCCCCTCACAAACTGTATGTGGGCAGTCTACCTTTAGAGATGTAGCATGtacctcagcctcctcagaaAATTCAATCCGAtctctgtccagcagcagcagcagcatctccacATTACTACCGCCTtacacaggctcacacaccagcagcattaGCTGTACTCAGACACTGAGCTCCTCCAGCCCGCTTTCCCTGGGCCACAGTGGCCTCCTCAGCTCATCCTCCAGCCTGCCATTTCTACCTCAGAGCCCCCCCAGCAGCGTCATTTTCCCCAATCCCTTGGCTAGCATTGCCGCCACAGCTAATGCACTTGACCCTCTTGCGGCTCTGATGAAGCACAGGAAAGGGAAACTTCCAAGTGTGTCCTTGTTCGAAACGAAGCCCAGCCCAGAGGAGCCCTTCTTCAAGCATAAATGCAGGTTTTGTGCCAAAGTGTTTGGCAGCGACAGCGCTCTGCAGATCCACCTGCGCTCCCATACAGGAGAGCGGCCCTTCAAATGCAACATCTGCGGCAATCGCTTTTCCACAAAAGGAAACTTAAAGGTGCACTTCCAAAGGCATAAAGAGAAGTATCCTCATGTTCAGATGAACCCCTACCCAGTGCCAGAATATCTAGACAATGTGCCAACAAGTACTGGGATTCCCTATGGAATGTCCATCCCCCCTGAAAAACCGGTCTCCTCATGGCTGGATAGCAAGCCTGTTGTAGCAGCTCTGCCAGCCACTATGGGTCTTCCGCTTTCCTCCACTATTACCAGTATCGGAGGCTCAAATGACCCTGTAAGTGTAACACCATCCGTTAAATCTCCCTACCAGCCAGCTCCTTTTGAATGTGTATCTTTGTCACCTAACCACAGAGGCAGTGAGGCTCATGTCTCTCCTGTTTCAGAGTCCCCACAGTCCAACCGTGAGACGGAAGCATCCAATacactgaaaacagaggggGTACACCTGCCCCAAAACTGCTCCCTTAGACTGAGAGCCAACACAGTAACAGAGGCAACCAGCAGTGCGTTCCCATCTGTGGCCACCACACCTGAACCCATCACCTCCGCGTCCCCCGTCTCCAACTCTCCACCCCTCTCGCTCAACTCAGACGAAGCTAAATTCCCATGCGGTGGCCTCCTGGACTCTATGCAAGCATCTGAAACCTcaaagctccagcagctggtggagaacATTGACAAAAAGATTACAGACCCCAACCAGTGCGTCCTTTGTCACCGCGTCCTCAGCTGTCAGAGCGCGCTAAAGATGCACTACCGCATTCACACCGGAGAGAGGCCCTTTAAATGTAAAGTGTGCGGCAGGGCTTTCACCACCAAAGGCAACCTGAAGGCTCACATTGGCGTTCACAGAGAAAATCCCCCTGTTCAAGTGCAGCACTCGTGTCCCATTTGCCAGAAGAAGTTCACCAACGCCATTGTCCTCCAGCAGCATATCCGTATGCACATGGTTGGGCAGATTCCAGATTCAACCCTGGTGGACCGGCTGCAGGAGATGGACAACGACGTCTCTGTCAACGAGAGGAACTTTGACAGTCTCAGCAGCAATAGCAATGACCTCATTGATGATATTTCAATGGAGGATGAtaacgaggaagaggaagaggaggtagaaaacatggaggagggtGTAAATCCATCTAAACCCTTCATCTCTGATTGTAATTCTCCTAAGTCCTTCGCCGTTGTTTCAAGTCTAGCTGCTCTGGAGAACCAAATGAAGATGATTGACTCTACTGTAAACCTAAACCACTCCTCTGCTATAAAATCCCTCACAAACGGTTCTAATGACAACTTTAAATACTCTTTATCAGAGAAAAGGGTGGACGTTTGCAGCGCTAACAGCCCAAATGTGTCGGAATCCTCCTGTTCACCTCGTGTATCAGCGTCTCCTGTTCAGAGCAACTCAGAGGGCATGACGATCAAATCACCTGCACTGAGCAACAACAGGCCAGAATCCCAGGAGCCTTTGGCAGCCTCGGTGAAGAGAGAGCAATCTGAGTCTCCTACCTctgcatcagcagctgcaggaataCAGGCCAGCAAGCCATGTGTGAAAGAGGAGGCTCCTTATTGTATGTCATTCCAactgagcagagaaagag GTCAAAACATTTCCAGCCTGGTTAGCAGCACATCATCAGGCACCATAAAAACTGAGCTGAACGGTCACAGCCAGTCGAACAACCCGTCCGAGGGGCAGCACCCACCATTTAGTGTCCACATCCCTCCCGTTTACGCGTCAGTCGGCAGCCCGGGGATGACCTCCCTGCTCGGCCCAGCTCCCGCTCGCCGAACCCCGAAGCAGCATAACTGCAACGCCTGCGGGAAGAACTTCTCGTCAGCCAGCGCCCTGCAGATCCATGAGCGGACTCACACCGGAGAGAAGCCGTTCGTCTGCTCCATCTGCGGCAGAGCTTTCACCACCAAAGGCAATCTGAAG gttCACATGGGAACTCACATGTGGAACAATGCACCAGCCAGGAGAGGCCGGCGGCTGTCGGTAGAGAACCCCATGGCCCTGCTGAGCGGAGAGGCCGTGAAGTTTGGGGAGATGTTTCAGAAGGACCTGGCAGCTCGAGCGATGAATGTAGACCCTGGATTTTGGAACCGCTACGCGACAGCTATCGCCAACAGCCTGGCCACGAAGAACAATGAGATCTCAGTGATTCAGAACAGAGGCATCTCTCAGCTTCACCCTCTGACTGCAGGCATGGACAGAGTGAGCGCCGCAGGAAGTCCAATAACCAGTCGAACCAAGGCGGGCATGGACCTGGGGAATAATAGGCATTTCTCTATGCTGATTGATGACAGCAAAGAAATTGGAATCAATTGA